The following nucleotide sequence is from Cloacibacillus sp..
AGATGTACATCGCCACCATGAGGAACTCTCCGTGGGCAAAGTTGATAACGTCCATTACGCCCCATATCATGCTGAGGCCGGCGACGACGAGAGCGTAAAGCAGACCGCTCAAGATACCGTCGATCAGGACCTGCAGAAAATTGCTCATGCAACGACCTCCTTAGTAAAAAGGCGGGGCTATAGGCGCCCCGCCGGAAGGCTACTATAATGTCTGATTAACGTGTGAAAAAACCTGAGAGCCTGTCCACTGATTAGATGTGCCGACCGCTAAGCTGGCAGGCTTCGCACGGAGCGCAGGCGTATATCAATACGTTGGAGCTTCGGGCAAAGCCTGTCCGCGACGCGGATGGCGCATCTAACCTGCAGCGCTTTTACCTCTTGTCCCAGGGCTTCATCGGGACGACAGGCTCGGAGTCTTTGTACTTAAGCGGGAATACGGTGTTGTATTTCTGTTCGTCAAGCTGTGTGATGACGGAGAGCGCCTTGACGTTCTGACCGTCGGGGCCGAACTTCACGCTGCCGCTCAGCGACATGACGGAGGGGAATTCGTCGGTCTGGATTATTTTGAGGACCTTCTCCGTGTCGGGGCTGCCCGCCTTCTCTATCGCCTGGGCGAGGACCATCAGCATGACCGCCTCCTGGATGGAGTCGCTGTCGAAGGGCTGGTTGCTTCTCGGCGTGTAGTATTTGTCCTGGATTTTGATTGCTTCGGGCATGAACTGTTTCGCGAGTTCAGGCGAGTAGCCCATGCCGCCCATGAAGTAATTTCCGTTGGAACCGAGCTCTTTCTGTACCGCGGGGTTCTGGTAGCCGGTGCAGTAGTTGAGGGCGATCTTCGGGAGCCAGTTGACCTGCTTCATGGTGCGTACCCACAGCGAGTAGTCGCCGCCGAGCGCCGCACCGAATACGGCGTCGGGGTTGGCCGATTTGAGTTTCTGGACTTCGCTGTTGAGGTTCGTCGCGCCGTTGTTGAAGGGGACGTCGGCCACTACTTTAAGGTCGATTTTTTTGGCCGCTTTGCGCGCCTCGTCGGCGGCGTGCTTGCCGAATTCGGTGTTTTCATAGATGAGGCCGAGGGTCTTTATACCGGCCTTCTTTTCCTTATTAAGGTATTCGATGTAATCGACGAATTCAACGGATTCGATGGCGTCCGTCGGGGCGTGGCGGAAGAAATACTTGTATCCGCGCTCGGTGAGGGCCGCGGAGCTCGAGCAGCCGCACATGAAGATCTTCTTCGCGCGTTCGGCGACGGCGCTGGCCGGTTTGGTGGCGGCGCTGTTGTAGCTGCCGATGATCGCAAAGACTTTTTCCTGATTGTAGAGGCGTTCGGCCTCGGATTTAGCCACGTCAGGCTTGCCCTGATGGTCGGCGGGAACGATCTTGATGACGTACTTGCCGCCGAGAAGGCCCTCTCCCGCCGCGAGAGAGGCGTTGATGTCGGGATTTTTCTTGTTGATGACGTCGGCCGCCACGAGGACGGAGTTCACGCAGTTCTGTCCGGAGACCGCCGCGGGGCCGGTCAGCGGGAAGAGAGCGCCGATTTTGATCTCTTCGGCGGCAAGGGCCGCCGTCGAGGCGAAGAGGGCGGTGCAAAGAACCAACATAACGACAACTGTGGTGCGCTTACTTAGTTTCATGATACATCTACCTCCCTTTTTTTAGAACAAAATATTTTTGCTCTGCTCAATATTATACTATTTTGTGACATAGAGTCAATTTTTTGTCCGCATTTTTCTGAAATGACACTACATTGACATTTACTGATATGAGCGTTATATTCTTAACATCACCGTGGACAATTCCACACAATAAAATCAAATAAACATCTCAAGGAGGATGTTATTCTATGATTTTCCATGCAGAGGCCGTTATCACCCCGCGCGAAGGAGTTCTGGACACACAGGGCAAGGCTGTAGAGAAGACGCTGACCCATCTCGGCTATGAGGGCTTGGGCGAAGTGCGCGTCGGACGCATCGTTACAATGCGGCTTGAGGCCAAGGACGGCGACGCGGCGGCGGAAGCTGTGAAAAATATGTGCCAGGATCTTCTGGCCAACGATCTGATAGAGACCTACACGATATCGGTTCGGGAAGCGTAACGATGAGAACCGCCGTTGTCGTTTTTCCCGGAAGCAACTGCGACCGCGACGTTCAGCGCGCAGTTGCCGAAACATTAAAGACACCAGTGGATATGGTCTGGCATGAGGAGCGTGAATTCGCCTCGCAGCCGGATCTCGTCATTCTCCCCGGAGGTTTTTCATACGGGGACTATCTGCGCTCCGGCGCGATGGCCGCGCGTTCGCCGATCATCGAAGCGGTGCGGAGACACGCGGAAGCGGGAAAGCTCCTGCTCGGCATCTGCAACGGCTTCCAGGTGCTGACGGAGACGAAGCTCCTGCCCGGAGCCCTGCTGGCGAACACCAGCACCACTTTCCTCTGTAAAAAATGCTGGATGCGCGTTGAGCGCACCGACAACCGCTTCACCTCCGGCTTCAAGAAGGGCGATATCGTCCAGTATCCGATCGCGCACCACGAGGGACTCTATTTCCTCCCCGATAAGGAGCTTCGCGAGCTCAAGGAGTCGGGACGGGTGGTATTCCGCTACGCCGACCCGCAGACTGGCGAGGCGGGCGCGGAGTACGCGCCGAACGGCGCGCTGAACGGCATCGCCGGCATTTGTAATAAGGAAGGAAATATCCTCGGCCTGATGCCGCACCCTGAGCGCGCGACGGTCGCACATCTCAACGGCGGTTCCGACGGCGGAGATTTCTGGCGTTCGATCGCACAAGATTTTGCAAAGAGGGGTGCACTCTAATGGGTTTTCGTGAAGTTGGACTCTCGGAGTCGGAATATAAGAGGATAATAGAGCTGCTCGGCCGCGAGCCGAACGATCTTGAGCTGGAGCTTATCGGCGTCATGTGGTCCGAGCATTGCAGTTATAAGTCGACGCGGCCTCTGCTCCGCACCTTCCCCTCCAAGGGGAAGTATGTGCTTCAGGGGCAGGGGGAAAATGCCGGCGTCGTCGATATGGGCGAGGGCTGGGGCTTTGCCTTTAAGGTAGAGAGCCACAACCACCCCTCCGCGGTCGCGCCCTTCCAGGGAGCGGCGACGGGAGTCGGCGGCATCATCCGCGACATCATCGCGATGGGCGCCCGCCCCTCGGTCTCGATGGACGGCCTTTTCTTCGGCGACGCCTCGCAGCAGAAGACGCGCAACCTCGCCAAGGGCATCGTCGAGGGTATCGGCTCTTACGGCAACGCGGTAGGCGTGCCGATCGTCGGCGGTAAGACCTTTTATTCGCCCTGCTATAACGACAACCCGCTCGTCAACGCCTTCAGCGCCGGTTTCGTGCGCCTGGACAAGATGGCGAGCTCACAGACGGCCAAACCCGGAGATTACGCGGTACTGCTCGGCTCAAAGACGGGGCGCGACGGCATCGCCGGAGCCTCCTTCGCCTCGCGTGAACTCGACGAGGATTCCAAGGCCAGCAAGCCCCAGATACAGATAGGCGACCCCTTTGAGGAAAAGCTCCTCATCGAGTGCTGCATGGACCTGCTCGACAAGAAGCTCATCGCCTCGATGCAGGATATGGGCGCGGCGGGCATCCTCTCGTCGTCAAGCAAGATCGCCCATAAGAGCGGCTGCGGCATCGATATTCAGGTCGAAAAGATCCCCCTGCGCGAAGCGGACATGCTTCCCTGGGAGATTTTCCTCTCCGAGTCGCAGGAACGTATGCTCCTGATCGTCGAAGAGGAGAAGCTGGAGCCGGTCTTCGCGATGGCGAAGCACTACGGCCTGGACTGCGCGATCGTCGGCGAGATGACGGACAGCAAACGCTACCGCGTCTATAAGAACGGCGTGCTGGAGGCGGAGCTGCCGACTTCGATACTGGGAGACACGCCGGAGATCCTCTGGCCGGCCGCCGAGCCGAAGGACCTGCCCGCACGGCAGGCCGTCGAGCTTTCAAAGCTAGCGAGCGCCGATCCCGCGAAGGATCTTCTCGAGATGCTCTCCTGCCCCAACGGACACCGCAAGGACGCGATCTGGGAGCAGTACGACTCAATGGTACAGCTCCACACGATAGCTGGCCCCGGCGAGCCGGCGGCGATCGTCGAGGTTCCCGAGACACACCGCGCCTGCGTCCTCACGATGGAGGCCGAACCCTATAAATGCTGGACAGATCCCTACACAGGAGCCTCCGAGGCGATGGCGCTCTCTCTGCGCGGCCTCTGGCTCACGGGCGCGGACGCGCTCGGCATGACGAACTGCCTCAACTTCGCCTCGCCGGAGGTGCCGGAGAAGTTTTACGAGCTTAAGGAATGCCTGCGCGGGCTCGCGGATACCTGCCGCGCCCTCGACTGCCCCGTCGTCTCCCGGCAACGTCAGCCTTTACAACGAGACTGCGACTGACCGCATCTACCCGACGCCGCTCGTCGTCACCGCCGGACTCGTCGTTGACCGCGACAAGGTGATCCGCGCGGGAAGGACGAAGGCGGGAGATTTTATATATCTGGTCGGCGCGCCCGAGGGCTCGCTCGGCGCGTCGCGTTATCAGCAGACGAAGGACGGCAAGCCGCTTGGCAAGACGGCGGCTCCCGACGCCGAGGCGGAAAAGGCCTTCCGCGACCGCGCGCTGAAGACGGCGCAGCGGCAGCTTGCGAATTCCGGCCGCGTAGTGGCAGGAGGCGGCCTCGCCTCCGCGCTCGCCAACGAGGCTATCGCCTCCGGTGTGGGAATGGATATCGAACTGGCTCCGCGGGGCGGCGCTGAAACGCTTCTCTTCTCCGAGGGCGGCGCGCGCGCTGTTTACGCGGTATCCCCCGAAAAGGCCGCGGAATTTGAAGCTGCCTGGAGCGGCTTCCCCTGCGTCAAGGCCGGCAAAGCCGGAGGGGATAAGTTCAGCTGGCAGGGCATCCTGACCCTGACCCTTGAAGAGCTCAAGAAGGCCTTCATGGAGGAAAAATAGTAGATGTGCGGCGTATTCGGAGCGTATAGTCAGAGCGGCTCGGCGGTACTTGAGGATATATATCTCGGACTCTGCGCCCTGCAGCACCGGGGACAGCTTTCGGCCGGCGTAGCCTGGATCGACGGCGGCTCCGTGCACATCAAGAAGGGTCTGGGCCTCGTCCACGAGGCCCTTTCACAGAGCGAGCTCGCGAAGATAGAGGCGCACACGGCCATCGGCCATGTGCGCTATGCCACCGCCGGCGGTACGCGTCCGGAGAACAGCCAGCCGCTCGGCGCAAATTACGCGCAGGGGCCGATAGCGATCGCGCATAACGGCAATCTGACGAACGCCGTGGCGCTCTCAAGCTATCTGGCGAACCGCGGGGCGATCTTTCAGACCTCCTGCGACATGGAGACTATCATCCAGCTGATGGCCCATCAGCCGGGAACGGTGCAGCTTGAGGCGCTGGAGACGGCGCTTTTTAAGATCAAGGGGGCCTACAGCTTAGCCGTCCTGCTCAACGACTGTCTGATCGCGGCGCGCGACCCCTGGGGCTTCCGCCCGCTGGTACTCGGACGCCGCGAGGATACCTATTTCGTCGCCTCGGAATCCTGCGCGCTGGACATCATCGGCGCGGAGCTCGTCCGCGACGTCGAACCGGGAGAGATCCTCGTCATCGACAGGCGCGGCATCATCTCGCGCAAACTGCCGAAGGAGGCGCAGCGCCACCATCACTGTTCCTTTGAGTATGTCTATTTCGCACGGCCCGACAGCGTGATCGACGGACATTCCGTCTACAGCGCGCGGAAGAGGCTCGGCGCCTGCCTTGCGAAGAGCTGCGGCTGCCCGCGCGAGGCAGTCGTCGCGGGAATGCCCGACAGCGGCACGCTCGCGGCGCTCGGACTGGCCGAAGAGGCCGGCATGGACTTCGAGGCCGGAGTCGTCCGCAACCGTTACGTGGGACGCACCTTCATCCAGCCGACCCAGCGCGTACGCGAGGCGGGAGTCAAGATAAAGCTCAATCCGCAGCCGGGAATATTCGACGGCAAGGAGGCGGTCATCGTCGACGACTCTCTGGTACGCGGCACGACCGCCGGACGCATCATTTCCATGATACGCGAGAGCGGCGCGGAGAAGGTGCACATGCGCATCGCCTCGCCGCCGGTCCGTTACCCCTGTTATTACGGCATCGACACCCCGAGCTCGGAGGAGCTTATCGCGGCGCAGATGGATATCCCGGAGCTGTGTGAAAAGATCGGCGCGGACTCGCTGCGGTATATCAGCTGCGGCGATCTCTGCGAGGCGATAGGGCTGCCGCGCGGCGAACTATGTACCGCCTGTTTCGACGGCAACTATTTAGAGGAAGAGGACGACCAGTCTCTACTGGAAGTTTAGGAACGTAAGCAATAAGGGCTGTTCAAAACTGCCCGATAAAAATAAAATATGCGGAGGCGCATCAAAAATGAATCTGACAAAGAAGGATTTTATCTACGAAGGCAAGGCCAAGAGGCTTTACACGACCGAGGACCCGAACTATGTGATCGTTGAATACAAGGACAGCTTCACCGCCTTCAACGGCCTGAAAAAGGCGACGATGAGCGGCAAAGGCGTGCTTAACAACAAGATATCCTCAAAGCTATTCCAGATGCTCGCCGAGAACGGCGTAGAGTCGCATTTCGTCGAGCAGGTTGACGACACGAACCAGATAGTCAAGCGCGTCCAGATCGTGCCGCTCGAGGTCATCGTCCGCAACATCACCACCGGCTCTCTCTGCAAACGCCTCGGCGTGGAAGAGGGCAAGGTGCTCCCCCGCCCGCTCTTTGAGATGTGCTACAAGGACGACGAGCTCGGCGATCCCTTCATCATCGAGGACCACGCGCTGCTCTTCGGCTGGGCGACTAGGGAAGAGCTCGACAAGATCAAGTCGATATCGCTGCGCGTCAACGAAATTCTCAAGGATTATTTCGCGAAGAAGGGCGTCGTGCTCGTAGACTTCAAGCTGGAGTTCGGCAAGGACATGCAGGGCAACCTCATTCTCGCGGACGAGATCTCGCCCGACACCTGCCGCTTCTGGGACAGCTCGACGGGCGACCACCTCGATAAGGACCGTTTCCGCAAGGATCTCGGAGACGTCCTCGGAGCATATGAAGAGATCTGGAAGAGAATATCAGCATAACCAGCCATGAGCGGAATCTTTGGCGCTTACAGCACCACAAATAAGCCCGTCC
It contains:
- the purF gene encoding amidophosphoribosyltransferase, with the translated sequence MCGVFGAYSQSGSAVLEDIYLGLCALQHRGQLSAGVAWIDGGSVHIKKGLGLVHEALSQSELAKIEAHTAIGHVRYATAGGTRPENSQPLGANYAQGPIAIAHNGNLTNAVALSSYLANRGAIFQTSCDMETIIQLMAHQPGTVQLEALETALFKIKGAYSLAVLLNDCLIAARDPWGFRPLVLGRREDTYFVASESCALDIIGAELVRDVEPGEILVIDRRGIISRKLPKEAQRHHHCSFEYVYFARPDSVIDGHSVYSARKRLGACLAKSCGCPREAVVAGMPDSGTLAALGLAEEAGMDFEAGVVRNRYVGRTFIQPTQRVREAGVKIKLNPQPGIFDGKEAVIVDDSLVRGTTAGRIISMIRESGAEKVHMRIASPPVRYPCYYGIDTPSSEELIAAQMDIPELCEKIGADSLRYISCGDLCEAIGLPRGELCTACFDGNYLEEEDDQSLLEV
- a CDS encoding AIR synthase-related protein, translating into MIRAGRTKAGDFIYLVGAPEGSLGASRYQQTKDGKPLGKTAAPDAEAEKAFRDRALKTAQRQLANSGRVVAGGGLASALANEAIASGVGMDIELAPRGGAETLLFSEGGARAVYAVSPEKAAEFEAAWSGFPCVKAGKAGGDKFSWQGILTLTLEELKKAFMEEK
- the purQ gene encoding phosphoribosylformylglycinamidine synthase subunit PurQ produces the protein MRTAVVVFPGSNCDRDVQRAVAETLKTPVDMVWHEEREFASQPDLVILPGGFSYGDYLRSGAMAARSPIIEAVRRHAEAGKLLLGICNGFQVLTETKLLPGALLANTSTTFLCKKCWMRVERTDNRFTSGFKKGDIVQYPIAHHEGLYFLPDKELRELKESGRVVFRYADPQTGEAGAEYAPNGALNGIAGICNKEGNILGLMPHPERATVAHLNGGSDGGDFWRSIAQDFAKRGAL
- the purS gene encoding phosphoribosylformylglycinamidine synthase subunit PurS — its product is MIFHAEAVITPREGVLDTQGKAVEKTLTHLGYEGLGEVRVGRIVTMRLEAKDGDAAAEAVKNMCQDLLANDLIETYTISVREA
- a CDS encoding ABC transporter substrate-binding protein, which produces MKLSKRTTVVVMLVLCTALFASTAALAAEEIKIGALFPLTGPAAVSGQNCVNSVLVAADVINKKNPDINASLAAGEGLLGGKYVIKIVPADHQGKPDVAKSEAERLYNQEKVFAIIGSYNSAATKPASAVAERAKKIFMCGCSSSAALTERGYKYFFRHAPTDAIESVEFVDYIEYLNKEKKAGIKTLGLIYENTEFGKHAADEARKAAKKIDLKVVADVPFNNGATNLNSEVQKLKSANPDAVFGAALGGDYSLWVRTMKQVNWLPKIALNYCTGYQNPAVQKELGSNGNYFMGGMGYSPELAKQFMPEAIKIQDKYYTPRSNQPFDSDSIQEAVMLMVLAQAIEKAGSPDTEKVLKIIQTDEFPSVMSLSGSVKFGPDGQNVKALSVITQLDEQKYNTVFPLKYKDSEPVVPMKPWDKR
- the purC gene encoding phosphoribosylaminoimidazolesuccinocarboxamide synthase gives rise to the protein MNLTKKDFIYEGKAKRLYTTEDPNYVIVEYKDSFTAFNGLKKATMSGKGVLNNKISSKLFQMLAENGVESHFVEQVDDTNQIVKRVQIVPLEVIVRNITTGSLCKRLGVEEGKVLPRPLFEMCYKDDELGDPFIIEDHALLFGWATREELDKIKSISLRVNEILKDYFAKKGVVLVDFKLEFGKDMQGNLILADEISPDTCRFWDSSTGDHLDKDRFRKDLGDVLGAYEEIWKRISA
- the purL gene encoding phosphoribosylformylglycinamidine synthase subunit PurL — its product is MGFREVGLSESEYKRIIELLGREPNDLELELIGVMWSEHCSYKSTRPLLRTFPSKGKYVLQGQGENAGVVDMGEGWGFAFKVESHNHPSAVAPFQGAATGVGGIIRDIIAMGARPSVSMDGLFFGDASQQKTRNLAKGIVEGIGSYGNAVGVPIVGGKTFYSPCYNDNPLVNAFSAGFVRLDKMASSQTAKPGDYAVLLGSKTGRDGIAGASFASRELDEDSKASKPQIQIGDPFEEKLLIECCMDLLDKKLIASMQDMGAAGILSSSSKIAHKSGCGIDIQVEKIPLREADMLPWEIFLSESQERMLLIVEEEKLEPVFAMAKHYGLDCAIVGEMTDSKRYRVYKNGVLEAELPTSILGDTPEILWPAAEPKDLPARQAVELSKLASADPAKDLLEMLSCPNGHRKDAIWEQYDSMVQLHTIAGPGEPAAIVEVPETHRACVLTMEAEPYKCWTDPYTGASEAMALSLRGLWLTGADALGMTNCLNFASPEVPEKFYELKECLRGLADTCRALDCPVVSRQRQPLQRDCD